In Legionella cardiaca, a genomic segment contains:
- the uvrB gene encoding excinuclease ABC subunit UvrB yields MKNVFKIYADYQPAGDQPTAIASLIDGVESGLARQILLGVTGSGKTYTIAHVIQAMKRPTLIMAPNKTLAAQLYGEFKTFFPDNAVEYFVSYYDYYQPEAYVPASDTFIEKDASINEHIEQMRLSATKALIERKDAIIVATVSAIYGLGDPDSYLRMLLHLSRGEQCDQRKILKRLAEMQYIRSQQSLDRGQFRVHGDVIDIFPADSEKEAIRIELFDDEVENIARFDPLTGEVLQRLPRVTIFPKTHYVTPRERILQTIDWVKEELQERLAEFNAQNKLLEAQRLQQRTCFDIEMMLELGYCSGIENYSRYLSGRQAGEPPPTLFDYLPPDALLVIDESHVTVPQIGGMYRGDRARKETLVEYGFRLPSALDNRPLRFEEFEGRAPQTIYVSATPGPYEREHTDNIAEQVVRPTGLVDPQVFVRPVKNQIDDLLSEIHEVIAQKERVLVTTLTKRMAEDLTDYLHEHGIRVRYLHADIDTVERVEIIRDLRLGEFDVLVGINLLREGLDMPEVALVAILDADKEGFLRSDRSLIQTIGRAARNVNGRAILYADRVTGSMQRALDETERRRNKQIEFNQQHGITPQGIRKSIEDIMEGAYSTKRKTQVQERKAFYIPLSPEELAKEIKALEKQMHVHAKNMEFEQAAKVRDQLLALKEQLKTI; encoded by the coding sequence ATGAAGAATGTATTCAAAATTTACGCAGATTACCAGCCTGCCGGCGATCAACCTACAGCAATTGCCTCGTTAATCGACGGTGTAGAATCCGGATTAGCCCGTCAAATTCTTTTGGGGGTAACTGGCTCGGGTAAAACCTATACAATCGCTCATGTTATCCAGGCAATGAAAAGGCCTACACTTATCATGGCGCCGAATAAAACGTTGGCCGCGCAACTTTATGGTGAGTTCAAAACATTCTTTCCTGATAATGCCGTGGAATATTTTGTGTCTTACTATGACTATTATCAACCTGAGGCCTATGTCCCGGCTTCAGATACCTTCATAGAAAAAGACGCCTCCATTAACGAACACATTGAACAAATGCGCTTATCTGCTACCAAGGCTCTAATCGAACGCAAGGACGCCATTATTGTTGCAACAGTCTCTGCTATATATGGATTGGGAGATCCCGACTCATACCTGCGTATGTTATTACATCTTTCTAGAGGAGAACAATGCGATCAGCGTAAAATTTTAAAACGACTTGCAGAAATGCAGTACATTCGTAGTCAGCAATCGTTAGATAGAGGACAATTTCGTGTGCACGGTGATGTCATTGACATTTTCCCTGCTGATTCGGAAAAAGAAGCTATCCGTATCGAACTCTTTGATGATGAAGTTGAGAATATAGCGCGCTTTGATCCCTTAACCGGTGAAGTCTTGCAGCGTCTACCTCGCGTGACTATTTTTCCCAAAACACACTATGTCACTCCGCGCGAACGTATCTTGCAAACAATTGATTGGGTTAAAGAAGAATTACAAGAGCGTTTGGCTGAGTTTAACGCACAAAATAAATTATTGGAGGCTCAACGGTTGCAACAGCGAACTTGCTTCGATATCGAGATGATGTTGGAGTTAGGTTATTGTTCGGGCATTGAAAATTATTCCCGCTATTTATCAGGTCGTCAGGCAGGGGAACCACCACCTACGTTATTTGATTATTTGCCTCCCGATGCTTTATTAGTCATCGATGAGTCCCATGTGACAGTTCCGCAAATTGGTGGTATGTATCGTGGTGATAGAGCACGAAAAGAAACGCTCGTAGAATACGGTTTTCGTCTTCCCTCTGCACTTGATAATCGTCCCTTGCGTTTTGAAGAGTTTGAGGGGCGTGCGCCTCAAACCATTTATGTGTCAGCAACTCCTGGTCCCTATGAGCGCGAGCATACCGATAATATTGCTGAACAAGTGGTACGACCCACGGGATTAGTTGACCCGCAAGTTTTTGTGCGGCCCGTTAAAAACCAAATTGATGATTTGCTGTCAGAAATCCATGAGGTTATTGCACAAAAAGAGAGGGTGTTGGTTACAACGCTAACCAAACGTATGGCGGAAGATCTAACGGATTATCTGCACGAACATGGCATTCGGGTTCGTTATCTTCACGCCGACATTGATACGGTCGAACGGGTGGAAATCATTCGTGATTTACGGTTAGGTGAATTTGATGTGCTAGTGGGTATTAATCTTTTGCGTGAGGGATTGGACATGCCAGAAGTGGCTTTAGTTGCCATCCTTGATGCCGATAAAGAAGGTTTTTTACGTTCTGATCGCTCGTTAATTCAAACAATTGGTCGTGCTGCTCGTAATGTGAATGGTCGAGCCATTCTGTATGCTGACCGTGTAACGGGTTCTATGCAGCGTGCTCTTGATGAAACCGAGCGTCGTCGCAATAAACAAATTGAATTTAATCAACAACACGGCATTACTCCCCAAGGGATTCGCAAATCAATAGAAGATATTATGGAGGGGGCATATAGCACCAAACGGAAAACGCAAGTTCAAGAACGCAAAGCATTTTATATTCCTCTTTCTCCTGAAGAGTTGGCGAAAGAAATTAAAGCATTGGAAAAACAAATGCATGTGCATGCTAAAAATATGGAATTTGAACAGGCTGCGAAAGTTCGCGATCAATTATTGGCTTTAAAGGAACAATTAAAAACTATTTAA
- a CDS encoding MerR family transcriptional regulator, with translation MKQWYAKELSQLTQVSVRTLHHYDKIGLLKPSMRLANGYRLYSEKDLLKLQQIIALKFFGFELSQIKLLLAKQDDAIESFAMQAKFLQEKAEALWEASTILKRVTDNCSNKKSIPWEKIIQLIEVYHMTQQLEHAWVKEIFTPDELKQYVEFEKEMKTTHQKAIFKKNWQQLVAELESNLKNDPYSKAGIDLGKKYMDWVNSIYGKKYAHLRTKKWEQGFGEGKGLDEIGLTPELMSWIEKATDAYWRDRIYGFLNTVETLSSSTAIKLWHEILDDMYGNEEARKIVIYDMVLQDEKVSEVAKAWLRGLSKF, from the coding sequence ATGAAACAATGGTATGCAAAAGAGCTAAGCCAACTTACTCAAGTATCGGTGCGTACGTTGCATCATTACGACAAGATTGGCCTGCTGAAACCTAGTATGCGCTTAGCCAATGGTTATCGTTTGTACTCTGAAAAGGATTTATTAAAGCTACAACAAATTATCGCGCTTAAATTTTTTGGCTTTGAGCTATCTCAAATCAAATTATTACTTGCTAAACAGGATGATGCCATTGAGAGTTTCGCAATGCAGGCCAAATTTTTGCAAGAAAAAGCAGAAGCTCTTTGGGAGGCCAGTACGATATTGAAGCGTGTAACAGATAATTGTAGCAATAAAAAATCCATTCCTTGGGAGAAAATCATACAATTAATAGAGGTATATCATATGACGCAACAATTAGAACATGCTTGGGTTAAGGAAATATTCACGCCTGATGAATTGAAACAGTATGTAGAATTTGAAAAAGAAATGAAAACGACACATCAAAAAGCAATTTTTAAAAAAAATTGGCAGCAATTAGTGGCTGAATTAGAAAGTAATCTCAAAAACGATCCTTACTCCAAAGCTGGTATTGATTTAGGCAAGAAATATATGGATTGGGTGAATAGCATTTACGGTAAAAAATACGCGCATCTCAGGACTAAAAAATGGGAGCAGGGGTTTGGGGAAGGAAAAGGTCTTGACGAGATTGGTTTAACACCGGAACTTATGTCGTGGATAGAAAAAGCTACGGATGCTTATTGGAGAGACCGAATTTACGGATTTCTTAACACCGTTGAGACCTTATCTTCGTCTACTGCTATAAAGCTTTGGCATGAAATACTCGATGATATGTATGGTAATGAAGAAGCTCGAAAAATTGTTATCTACGACATGGTTTTGCAAGATGAGAAAGTAAGCGAAGTGGCGAAAGCCTGGCTAAGAGGTCTCTCTAAATTCTAA
- the coq7 gene encoding 2-polyprenyl-3-methyl-6-methoxy-1,4-benzoquinone monooxygenase has product MRRLSLLDSLLSEIDAALRTLAPPKSRLSKRETPAANTPENRLNAAEKKNIAGLMRVNHSGEVCAQALYRGQALTAQLLTVRAQMELAAEEEIDHLAWCEQRLHELNSHTSLLNPLWYFGSLTLGMLAGLAGDRWSLGFVAETERQVSQHLQKHLQRLPLQDNKTKLILEQMDEDETHHADVAMEAGGAELPPIIRNIMRVTSKLMTRSSYYI; this is encoded by the coding sequence ATGCGCAGACTAAGCCTATTAGATAGTCTACTCAGCGAAATCGATGCCGCTTTGCGTACCCTGGCACCGCCTAAATCACGCCTTAGCAAACGCGAAACGCCAGCAGCTAATACGCCTGAAAATCGTTTAAATGCAGCAGAAAAAAAGAATATTGCTGGTCTTATGCGTGTTAATCATTCGGGAGAAGTCTGTGCTCAAGCGCTTTACCGAGGGCAAGCATTAACCGCTCAACTTTTAACAGTAAGGGCACAAATGGAACTTGCTGCAGAAGAAGAAATTGATCATTTAGCCTGGTGCGAACAGCGTTTACATGAATTAAATAGCCATACGAGTTTACTCAATCCGTTGTGGTATTTTGGGTCTTTAACACTGGGTATGCTTGCGGGATTAGCCGGTGACCGGTGGAGCCTCGGGTTTGTCGCTGAAACGGAACGACAGGTGTCACAACATCTACAGAAACATTTACAAAGATTACCCCTGCAAGATAACAAGACAAAACTCATTTTGGAGCAAATGGACGAAGATGAAACTCATCATGCTGATGTTGCTATGGAAGCAGGAGGAGCAGAGTTGCCTCCTATTATAAGAAATATAATGCGAGTAACTTCTAAATTGATGACTCGCTCTAGTTACTATATCTAG
- a CDS encoding YecA family protein, with protein MSTENSALHLPAYQTFVDTISVLALPISGSELHGIMCGYLAAGANNEGEAYLRALMVKNKKDDAVRAAALAIFDVFLISQQQLVNFDFEFQLLLPDEQESLIARAQAFGEWCEGFTQGITMAGISYEQLQEDESQEALQHILEFAQLDYESLEVDEEDEKALVEVSEYARMAVLRIYGDLLEDSHHRGGSTSTAH; from the coding sequence ATGTCTACCGAAAATAGTGCCCTACATCTTCCAGCGTATCAAACCTTTGTGGATACGATTTCAGTCTTGGCCTTACCCATTTCTGGAAGCGAGTTACATGGCATTATGTGTGGCTATCTTGCAGCCGGTGCTAATAATGAAGGTGAAGCCTATTTACGCGCATTGATGGTAAAAAATAAAAAAGATGACGCGGTGCGTGCCGCAGCATTAGCCATTTTTGACGTATTTTTAATAAGCCAACAACAGCTGGTGAACTTTGATTTTGAGTTTCAATTGTTGTTACCGGATGAACAAGAGTCCCTGATTGCGCGAGCCCAGGCTTTCGGTGAATGGTGTGAAGGCTTTACACAAGGTATCACTATGGCTGGTATCAGTTATGAGCAACTGCAGGAAGACGAGTCGCAAGAAGCATTACAACACATTCTGGAATTTGCGCAATTGGATTATGAATCTCTGGAAGTTGATGAAGAAGATGAAAAAGCCTTGGTAGAGGTTAGTGAGTACGCGCGCATGGCAGTTCTTAGAATTTACGGGGATTTACTGGAAGATAGTCATCATCGCGGTGGTTCTACCAGCACAGCGCATTAA
- a CDS encoding cell division protein ZapA gives MTISKSCSIKLMNKTYEIKCPDSEMENLQQAAEKLNEQLLYNKKKFKQLDEFQTLLLAALNVSHELIACQRQQEQQRLQVTQFISSLENKIHQVVHGNLTQDPQTD, from the coding sequence ATGACTATTTCAAAATCGTGCTCTATTAAGTTAATGAATAAAACTTATGAAATTAAATGCCCTGACAGCGAGATGGAAAATCTCCAGCAGGCAGCAGAAAAATTAAATGAGCAATTACTGTACAATAAAAAGAAATTCAAACAACTTGATGAATTTCAAACCTTGTTACTTGCCGCGCTTAACGTCAGCCATGAACTTATTGCATGTCAACGACAACAAGAACAGCAACGTTTGCAAGTGACGCAGTTCATTAGTTCTTTGGAAAATAAAATCCATCAGGTCGTTCACGGTAATCTTACGCAAGATCCGCAAACCGATTAG
- a CDS encoding MBOAT family O-acyltransferase has protein sequence MLFNSYVFLFAYLPLTILIAYFLMRFYSVAVVPWLLLASLVFYGWWDPSYLSLLLLSILFNFLIAKYIVHTHLILRKKIALMVGITGNLSALFYFKYTNFFLQNANALFHSNFNFYNIILPLGISFFTFTQIAFLIDAYHKKVDKVNLFNYSLFVTYFPHLIAGPIIHHSDVMPQFKKMLQSKNSPLLRYFIIGLSIFAIGLFKKVCIADILAPKVDILFQIPGKGYEISMLDAWTGALGYTFQLYFDFSGYSDMAIGLSYMLGIKLPINFFSPYKAINIIDFWRRWHMTLSRFFRDYLYIPLGGSRRGAVRKYVNLFIVMVIVGFWHGAGWTFILWGIYHGSLLILNHGWHALKSIVPLKYKFTPSKPMMLTLNFISRTTTFFCVVIGWVMFRANDLATAKSFYAGMFHYHHYYYGSLGLLTLLNYVFFGLFLFGCAIIAFGLPNNIELMKSTGAALDTKSLNPAYFGTMSVNHLTWAPRLGYGLLIGAIIYFALTGIANTPSSFLYFNF, from the coding sequence ATGCTATTCAACTCTTATGTGTTCTTGTTCGCCTATTTGCCTCTAACTATCCTGATTGCCTATTTTTTAATGCGCTTCTATTCTGTAGCTGTCGTTCCCTGGCTACTACTTGCTTCACTTGTATTTTATGGATGGTGGGACCCTTCTTATCTTAGCCTTCTGCTTTTATCAATATTATTTAATTTCTTAATTGCCAAATATATCGTTCATACGCACTTAATCTTAAGAAAAAAAATTGCCTTAATGGTTGGTATTACTGGAAATTTATCTGCTCTGTTTTATTTTAAATACACTAACTTTTTCCTTCAGAACGCCAATGCTTTATTCCATTCAAATTTTAATTTTTACAATATTATTCTGCCGCTTGGAATATCATTTTTTACATTTACTCAAATAGCATTTTTAATCGATGCCTATCATAAAAAAGTAGATAAAGTTAACTTGTTTAATTATTCACTATTTGTAACTTATTTCCCACATTTGATTGCCGGCCCTATTATCCATCACAGCGATGTCATGCCTCAATTTAAAAAGATGCTGCAATCAAAAAACTCACCTTTGCTGCGATATTTTATTATCGGACTATCAATCTTTGCTATTGGTTTATTCAAAAAAGTCTGTATAGCAGACATTCTTGCCCCTAAAGTTGATATCCTTTTTCAAATACCAGGAAAAGGCTATGAAATTTCAATGCTCGATGCCTGGACAGGAGCCTTAGGTTATACTTTCCAGTTATATTTTGATTTTTCAGGCTACTCAGATATGGCTATTGGTCTGAGTTATATGTTGGGTATAAAGTTACCCATAAATTTTTTCTCTCCCTATAAAGCTATAAACATCATTGATTTTTGGCGACGTTGGCATATGACATTGTCTCGGTTTTTTCGTGATTACCTGTATATTCCCTTAGGTGGCAGTCGGCGCGGCGCTGTTCGTAAATATGTGAATCTTTTCATCGTTATGGTTATTGTTGGATTTTGGCATGGAGCCGGATGGACATTTATTTTGTGGGGTATTTATCACGGTTCGTTGCTGATATTAAATCATGGATGGCATGCATTGAAATCAATTGTACCCTTAAAATACAAATTCACTCCGTCAAAGCCGATGATGCTCACGTTGAACTTTATCTCCCGTACCACCACTTTTTTTTGCGTTGTTATAGGCTGGGTAATGTTTAGAGCCAATGATCTTGCTACAGCAAAAAGCTTCTATGCAGGGATGTTTCATTACCATCACTACTATTATGGTAGCTTAGGGTTGCTAACCTTATTAAATTATGTGTTTTTTGGGCTATTTCTCTTTGGTTGCGCAATTATTGCTTTTGGATTGCCTAATAATATTGAATTGATGAAATCAACAGGTGCAGCACTTGATACCAAATCTTTGAATCCTGCTTATTTTGGAACGATGTCTGTCAACCATCTAACGTGGGCACCGCGCTTAGGCTATGGACTGCTAATTGGTGCGATAATATATTTTGCTCTAACGGGAATTGCAAATACCCCAAGCAGTTTTTTGTATTTTAATTTTTGA
- a CDS encoding phasin family protein, protein MQQNYMSNWSAIMSNMQKPLQEMMELNTRTLQNISYLKPEDLSKIRKPEELMERQINVFVENGHKALDYMQKTFAIFEKSLMSISRDVKEQTEANKQNWETMQKKFNEKRK, encoded by the coding sequence ATGCAACAGAATTATATGTCTAATTGGAGTGCCATCATGAGCAATATGCAAAAACCCTTGCAAGAAATGATGGAACTAAATACACGAACTCTACAAAACATCAGTTACTTAAAACCCGAAGATTTATCCAAAATACGAAAACCAGAAGAATTAATGGAAAGACAAATTAATGTTTTTGTAGAAAATGGTCATAAGGCTCTTGATTATATGCAAAAGACCTTTGCTATTTTTGAAAAAAGCTTAATGTCTATTTCAAGAGACGTTAAAGAACAAACGGAAGCGAACAAACAAAATTGGGAAACCATGCAAAAAAAATTCAATGAGAAAAGAAAGTAA
- a CDS encoding pyridoxal phosphate-dependent aminotransferase, with the protein MDIALAERVQSVKPSPTLSVAAKAAVMRAQGLNIISLGTGEPDFDTPQHIKNAAIAAIEAGFTKYTAVDGIPELKQAIINKFKRDNGLDYQPNQILVSVGGKQSVYNLCQALINEGDEVVIPAPYWVSYPDIVLLAGGKPVIIPSTPAQRFKINAAQLEKAITAKTKLVFLNSPSNPSGVAYTLEELKALAEVLVKHPQVFIATDDMYEHILWTQPFANILNACPALYPRTIVLNGVSKAYAMTGWRIGYAGGPAPLINAMTTIQSQSTSNPCSIAQKASVAALNGGDETVKEMVKAFQQRHDYIVQRLGDIPGIDVIPADGTFYSFPSVQKIIENRGFANDIEFADKLLQQEGLALVPGSAFGSEGCIRLSFATSMETLQDAMDRLQRFCS; encoded by the coding sequence ATGGATATCGCATTGGCAGAACGCGTGCAATCAGTAAAACCGTCACCTACGCTTTCGGTTGCTGCTAAAGCAGCCGTTATGCGTGCACAAGGTCTGAACATCATTAGCTTAGGCACTGGTGAACCTGATTTTGATACCCCCCAACATATAAAAAATGCAGCAATTGCTGCCATCGAAGCAGGGTTTACCAAGTATACTGCCGTAGACGGAATTCCTGAATTAAAACAGGCAATTATCAACAAATTCAAACGTGATAATGGTTTGGATTACCAGCCTAACCAAATTTTAGTTTCTGTGGGTGGCAAACAAAGCGTTTACAATTTATGCCAGGCGTTAATCAATGAGGGTGATGAAGTCGTTATTCCAGCACCTTATTGGGTATCCTACCCGGATATCGTTTTATTAGCTGGCGGTAAACCCGTGATTATTCCCTCAACACCAGCTCAACGTTTTAAAATTAATGCAGCCCAGTTGGAAAAAGCCATTACCGCCAAAACCAAATTGGTTTTTTTAAATAGCCCATCCAATCCTTCAGGTGTCGCTTATACTCTGGAAGAATTAAAAGCATTGGCAGAGGTCTTAGTAAAACACCCACAGGTATTTATTGCTACGGATGATATGTATGAGCACATTCTCTGGACACAACCTTTTGCCAATATTCTTAATGCTTGTCCTGCCTTATATCCTCGTACTATCGTATTAAATGGTGTTTCGAAAGCTTATGCCATGACTGGTTGGCGTATCGGTTATGCCGGCGGCCCTGCACCACTTATTAATGCAATGACCACGATTCAATCACAATCAACATCTAACCCTTGTTCTATTGCGCAAAAGGCGTCCGTTGCAGCATTAAATGGTGGCGATGAAACTGTCAAAGAAATGGTAAAAGCATTCCAACAGCGTCATGACTATATTGTACAACGCTTAGGTGATATTCCAGGCATTGATGTCATTCCTGCTGATGGGACTTTTTATAGTTTCCCTAGCGTGCAAAAGATTATTGAGAATCGTGGCTTTGCGAATGATATTGAATTTGCCGATAAATTATTACAACAAGAAGGATTAGCCCTCGTTCCTGGCTCAGCCTTTGGCAGCGAAGGTTGCATTCGCCTTTCCTTCGCTACAAGCATGGAAACTTTGCAAGATGCAATGGATAGACTACAGCGTTTTTGTAGTTAG
- the ubiH gene encoding 2-octaprenyl-6-methoxyphenyl hydroxylase produces the protein MADKQVDILIVGGGLTGASLSLALAGQGYSTLLIDAHRLSDKITADFDARTLALSPASVRILEMLKIWPLLQENATAIETIHVSDQHHFGAARLKGQPDNPLGYVVEMQYINRALHHLLAHEPILAPAQLLSLDKQSSLATVATANGNMTIQARLIVAADGAESAVRRLLGLSARNKDYQQHAIVANIGLARSHYNRAYERFTASGPLALLPMTENRASLVWALQPDEAKQLQAVSEKEFLVILQKAFGYRLGRFVRVGQRVVFPLRQVVMTQQIDWPFVFVGNAMHTLHPVAGQGFNLGLRDVATLAQCIIQLGLNPAMLKQYATMRQHDQRSIAGLTDGLIKIFTSHLPGLAFARNVGLIAVDNLAFLKKTLAYYTRGFAGITPDLVCGIALNTEESI, from the coding sequence GTGGCTGATAAACAAGTAGATATTCTCATTGTAGGCGGCGGCCTCACGGGTGCCTCATTATCGCTAGCCTTGGCAGGACAAGGCTATAGTACTTTATTAATAGATGCTCATCGTTTAAGCGATAAAATTACTGCAGATTTTGATGCTCGTACGCTTGCTTTATCTCCAGCCAGTGTGCGAATTTTGGAGATGCTTAAGATCTGGCCTTTACTGCAAGAGAATGCCACGGCTATTGAAACCATTCATGTTTCTGATCAACATCATTTTGGTGCTGCTCGCCTAAAGGGACAACCCGATAATCCATTGGGTTATGTTGTGGAAATGCAGTACATTAATCGCGCACTCCATCATCTCTTAGCGCACGAGCCAATATTAGCGCCAGCACAATTACTTTCCTTAGATAAACAAAGTAGTTTAGCAACGGTTGCAACCGCAAATGGCAATATGACTATACAGGCTCGACTTATTGTTGCAGCTGACGGTGCTGAGTCTGCTGTCCGTCGTTTATTAGGTTTATCTGCCAGGAACAAGGATTATCAGCAACACGCTATTGTTGCTAATATTGGTTTAGCAAGATCACATTATAATCGTGCCTACGAACGATTTACTGCAAGTGGACCATTAGCCCTTTTACCAATGACTGAAAATCGTGCTTCTCTAGTGTGGGCTTTGCAGCCAGACGAGGCAAAGCAGTTGCAAGCCGTCAGCGAAAAAGAGTTTTTAGTGATTTTACAAAAGGCTTTTGGTTATCGCTTGGGTCGCTTTGTTCGCGTTGGACAGCGAGTGGTTTTTCCTTTGCGGCAAGTGGTAATGACTCAACAAATAGACTGGCCATTTGTGTTTGTTGGTAATGCAATGCATACCCTGCATCCTGTGGCAGGCCAAGGTTTTAATCTGGGCTTGCGTGATGTTGCCACCCTTGCCCAATGCATTATTCAATTGGGATTAAATCCAGCTATGCTTAAGCAGTATGCGACAATGAGACAGCATGATCAGCGTAGCATTGCGGGTTTGACCGATGGTTTGATTAAGATTTTTACCAGTCATCTACCAGGACTGGCATTTGCACGCAATGTAGGGCTTATTGCGGTGGATAATTTAGCTTTCTTAAAAAAAACTTTGGCTTACTATACCAGAGGCTTTGCGGGTATTACTCCTGATTTAGTGTGTGGTATTGCACTTAATACTGAGGAATCAATATGA
- the pepP gene encoding Xaa-Pro aminopeptidase, with protein MITKQEYQSRRQQLAAKLPQGAIAVIPAADEILRNGDAHYRFRQDSDFYYLTGFNEPEALLIILAGETGDSYLFNRPHNPAQEQWTGKRLGQEKAQDVLGVSEAYAIEELDARLPEMLINKTIVYYSLGRHPVYENKILQALQHVKGQIRRGVKAPEAVFDLEPLLSEMRLYKSDAEITLMRQAAAVSVAAHKRAMKFCHQAKNEYELEAELLHQFARGGCRSVAYDPIVGSGANTCILHYTENNQPLRDGDLILIDAGGEYQNYAADITRTFPVNGTFTQEQRAIYELVLKAQKAGIAAIKPGLAWNEVQTLMVRILTAGLCELGLLTGDVDTLIMQEAYKPFYMHNSGHWLGLDVHDAGRYKLNGEWRLLEPGMVLTVEPGLYVTPNIKGVDKRWWNIGVRIEDDILVTQDGHENLTAALPVEITEIEALMRG; from the coding sequence ATGATTACAAAGCAAGAGTATCAGTCACGACGTCAACAGTTAGCGGCAAAATTACCGCAGGGAGCTATCGCCGTTATTCCTGCTGCTGATGAAATCTTACGTAATGGGGATGCTCATTATCGCTTTCGTCAGGACAGTGATTTTTATTATTTAACTGGATTTAATGAGCCAGAGGCCTTGCTAATAATTTTGGCTGGTGAAACGGGCGATAGTTATTTATTCAATCGCCCACATAACCCTGCTCAAGAGCAGTGGACAGGCAAGCGCCTGGGACAAGAGAAAGCTCAGGATGTGCTTGGAGTGAGTGAGGCTTATGCTATTGAAGAGCTTGATGCTCGACTCCCTGAAATGTTAATAAATAAAACTATTGTCTATTATTCGTTAGGGCGTCACCCCGTTTATGAAAACAAAATTTTGCAAGCCCTACAGCATGTTAAAGGGCAGATAAGACGTGGGGTAAAAGCTCCTGAAGCTGTATTTGACTTAGAACCTCTTTTGAGTGAAATGCGTTTGTATAAAAGTGATGCTGAAATTACTTTGATGCGACAGGCGGCAGCGGTCTCTGTTGCTGCTCATAAACGGGCTATGAAATTTTGCCACCAGGCAAAAAATGAATATGAGCTTGAGGCGGAACTTCTTCATCAATTTGCACGTGGTGGCTGTCGCAGTGTGGCGTATGATCCCATTGTTGGCAGTGGCGCTAATACCTGCATCCTGCATTATACCGAAAATAATCAGCCCTTACGTGACGGCGACTTAATTTTAATTGATGCAGGCGGTGAATATCAAAATTATGCAGCGGATATTACGCGAACTTTTCCGGTAAATGGGACCTTTACTCAAGAGCAACGGGCTATTTATGAATTGGTCCTTAAAGCACAAAAAGCTGGAATAGCGGCGATTAAGCCAGGGTTAGCCTGGAATGAAGTTCAGACCCTAATGGTTCGTATTTTAACAGCTGGTTTATGTGAATTAGGCTTGTTAACAGGGGATGTTGATACACTTATCATGCAAGAGGCTTACAAGCCTTTTTATATGCATAATTCTGGACATTGGTTAGGTCTTGATGTTCATGATGCAGGTCGCTACAAGCTCAATGGTGAATGGCGCTTACTTGAGCCTGGGATGGTACTGACTGTGGAGCCTGGATTATATGTTACTCCCAATATAAAAGGCGTGGACAAACGGTGGTGGAATATTGGTGTTCGCATTGAAGACGATATTTTAGTAACTCAAGATGGACATGAAAATTTAACTGCTGCATTACCCGTAGAAATAACAGAGATTGAGGCATTAATGCGTGGCTGA